In one Streptomyces sp. NBC_01288 genomic region, the following are encoded:
- a CDS encoding ABC transporter ATP-binding protein, with protein MDADEEDLEYDEDYGTPTIPARTAFRRFWPLTRGLRRWLVLVWVCTVIGALAETEAILLFADLTDRALAKGSLSAFWSPAVKWLGVAIVGAFVSYAGNSLAAWATERFVMRLREHVFDHVQQLPPHFFQRHRQGDLLSRLTGDVEAIETLVVSGVIGTASALFSALFYAAAAFWLRWDLAAATFVLAPLFWLAARRFSGSIKDVSREGRVADGAITSVVEESLGNIVLTQAYGRRDAERRRLNEEAGAWFRASVRSTRLNEAYEQLVSVIETVCVLAVIGIGAWEISTGRMTLGQLLAFSAFLGYLYPPVRGLAQLGLTITAATAGAERLIEILDVRPSVADPARDSETGRPDGTVELRDVTFSYPGADSTALEGLSFTVNPGELVIVTGPSGAGKSTVSKMLLRFYDPDAGDVLLDGVPLRDLPLARLREYVTLLPQETLVLHDTVRANIACGRPGASEQAIMDAAVAADAHEFILRLPDGYDTKVDPNSARLSGGQLQRLAIARAILRDAPVLVLDEPTTGLDSMAARRVVKPLRRLMAGRTTIVITHDLNLAPDADRILVVDRGRIVETGRHEELMARGGAYSRLHRSQNNAVMDTGELRLPSFAEAGVGYGYSSAPVFVESWVPQTHAPTYEPPYQPPHPQTEYPDYSDPLFGPMPTTLPDGRPLFRD; from the coding sequence ATGGATGCGGATGAGGAAGACCTCGAATACGACGAGGACTACGGAACTCCCACCATTCCCGCCCGCACCGCTTTCCGCCGTTTCTGGCCGCTGACCCGCGGCCTCAGACGCTGGCTGGTCCTCGTCTGGGTGTGCACGGTGATCGGCGCGCTCGCCGAGACCGAGGCCATCCTCCTCTTCGCCGACCTCACCGACCGCGCCCTCGCGAAGGGCTCGCTGAGCGCGTTCTGGAGCCCGGCCGTGAAATGGCTGGGCGTCGCGATCGTCGGCGCGTTCGTCTCGTACGCCGGCAACTCCCTTGCCGCGTGGGCCACCGAACGCTTCGTGATGAGACTGCGCGAGCATGTCTTCGACCACGTACAGCAGTTGCCCCCGCACTTCTTCCAACGGCACCGCCAGGGCGACCTGTTGTCGCGCCTCACCGGCGACGTCGAGGCGATCGAGACCCTCGTCGTGTCCGGTGTCATCGGTACCGCCTCCGCGCTCTTCTCGGCCCTCTTCTACGCCGCCGCCGCGTTCTGGCTGCGCTGGGACCTGGCCGCCGCCACCTTCGTCCTCGCCCCCCTCTTCTGGCTCGCGGCCCGCCGCTTCTCCGGCTCCATCAAGGACGTATCGCGCGAGGGCCGGGTCGCCGACGGCGCGATCACCTCCGTCGTCGAGGAGTCCCTCGGCAACATCGTCCTCACCCAGGCCTACGGCCGCCGCGACGCCGAACGCCGCCGCCTGAACGAGGAGGCCGGCGCCTGGTTCCGCGCCTCCGTCCGCTCGACCCGGCTCAACGAGGCGTACGAGCAACTTGTCTCCGTCATCGAGACCGTGTGCGTGCTCGCCGTCATCGGCATCGGCGCTTGGGAGATCTCCACCGGCCGCATGACCCTCGGCCAACTCCTCGCGTTCTCCGCCTTCTTGGGCTACCTCTACCCGCCCGTCCGCGGCCTGGCCCAACTCGGCCTCACCATCACGGCCGCCACCGCGGGCGCCGAACGCCTCATCGAGATCCTCGACGTACGCCCGTCCGTCGCCGACCCCGCCCGCGACTCCGAGACCGGCCGCCCCGACGGCACGGTCGAACTCCGCGACGTCACCTTCAGCTACCCGGGCGCGGACAGCACCGCGCTGGAGGGCCTCTCCTTCACCGTCAACCCAGGCGAACTGGTGATCGTCACGGGCCCAAGCGGCGCCGGCAAGTCCACCGTCTCCAAAATGCTCCTCCGCTTCTACGACCCCGACGCGGGCGACGTCCTCCTCGACGGCGTCCCCCTGCGGGACCTCCCCCTCGCCCGCCTGCGCGAGTACGTGACCCTGCTCCCCCAGGAGACCCTGGTCCTGCACGACACCGTCCGCGCGAACATCGCCTGCGGCCGCCCCGGCGCGAGCGAGCAGGCGATCATGGACGCGGCTGTCGCCGCCGACGCCCATGAGTTCATCCTCCGCCTCCCCGACGGCTACGACACGAAGGTCGACCCCAACTCGGCCCGCCTGTCCGGCGGTCAGCTCCAACGCCTGGCGATCGCCCGCGCGATCCTGCGCGACGCCCCGGTCCTGGTCCTCGACGAACCGACCACCGGCCTGGACTCGATGGCGGCCCGCCGGGTCGTGAAGCCTTTGCGCCGACTGATGGCGGGCCGTACGACCATCGTGATCACCCACGACCTCAACCTCGCCCCCGACGCCGACCGCATCCTGGTCGTGGACCGGGGCCGGATCGTGGAGACGGGCCGGCACGAGGAGTTGATGGCGCGGGGCGGGGCGTACTCGCGACTGCACCGCTCGCAGAACAACGCGGTGATGGACACCGGGGAGCTCCGGTTGCCGTCGTTCGCGGAGGCGGGCGTGGGCTACGGGTACTCCTCGGCACCGGTCTTCGTCGAGAGCTGGGTACCGCAGACGCACGCACCGACGTACGAGCCGCCGTATCAACCGCCCCACCCGCAGACCGAGTACCCGGACTACTCCGATCCCCTCTTCGGGCCCATGCCCACCACCCTCCCCGATGGCCGGCCCCTGTTCCGGGACTAG